A stretch of the Leptospirillum ferriphilum genome encodes the following:
- a CDS encoding TonB family protein: protein MVNRRFLCLLFLVVLTETGLFSLLDFPAPTTRSPEPPKPLRLALIPPSSPVVRQTVHKNISPPKKNPPVFHPHPVSKPVSHQPVPAHSPLPARDSGLLASTSTTPSASLGWGSGGTDNDGTWKNFTPPALLSEIDTTRLYTKKMKEFREEGDVVLTAWISPEGQLVHYEISVPSVYEDINQVVLRLLKTLRFRPAMSAGKAVSGEFQLHFRFRLQSG, encoded by the coding sequence GTGGTGAACCGACGTTTTCTGTGCCTTCTTTTTCTTGTCGTGCTGACGGAGACCGGCCTGTTCAGTCTGTTGGATTTTCCCGCCCCGACCACCCGTTCTCCGGAGCCCCCCAAACCTCTCCGGCTCGCTCTCATTCCCCCTTCATCACCCGTCGTCCGGCAGACAGTCCATAAGAATATCTCGCCCCCGAAGAAGAATCCTCCGGTCTTTCATCCACATCCGGTGTCAAAGCCGGTGTCACATCAACCCGTACCAGCGCACTCTCCACTTCCTGCACGGGATTCGGGGCTTCTCGCATCCACGTCCACCACCCCATCGGCGAGCCTCGGATGGGGATCCGGGGGGACCGACAATGACGGGACATGGAAGAACTTCACTCCTCCCGCTCTTCTGAGCGAAATCGACACGACCCGTCTCTACACAAAAAAAATGAAAGAATTCCGCGAAGAAGGTGATGTCGTGCTCACTGCATGGATCAGTCCGGAGGGACAACTGGTCCATTACGAGATTTCTGTTCCTTCCGTTTATGAGGATATCAACCAGGTTGTCCTTCGTCTTTTGAAGACGCTCCGGTTCCGACCGGCCATGTCCGCCGGGAAAGCCGTTTCCGGTGAGTTTCAGCTCCATTTCCGATTTCGGCTCCAGTCGGGATGA
- a CDS encoding ExbD/TolR family protein gives MRLFLDPDNQEKPRLELIPMIDVMFFLMVVFIFLSISLIKLDGVNLDLPKASASRLMPGGTVIHLSLLRDGTIFLEKKKVRQNELETFLRQKAKGITPQTPVIISGDKEISLQRLVGIMTLCNRLGFDNLSIQTREP, from the coding sequence ATGCGGCTTTTTCTGGACCCGGACAATCAGGAAAAACCCCGACTCGAACTGATCCCCATGATTGACGTCATGTTTTTTCTCATGGTGGTGTTTATTTTTCTCTCGATTTCCCTGATCAAGCTGGACGGCGTCAACCTGGATCTTCCCAAAGCGTCGGCCTCCAGGCTGATGCCCGGAGGAACGGTGATCCATCTCTCGCTTCTCAGGGACGGCACCATCTTTCTCGAGAAAAAGAAGGTCCGTCAAAACGAACTTGAAACTTTCCTCCGCCAAAAAGCCAAAGGGATCACCCCGCAGACGCCGGTTATCATTAGCGGAGACAAAGAGATCTCCCTGCAACGCCTTGTCGGGATCATGACCCTTTGCAACCGTCTCGGATTCGACAATCTCTCGATCCAGACAAGAGAACCCTGA
- a CDS encoding MotA/TolQ/ExbB proton channel family protein yields the protein MSLWNYLMKGGPVMYVLLPLSAISLTIMIEKMLFLRKENATSIRLMNTLRDSMSPRKELSELQTAFSDSSGSSFFPDRIFPLLLDRNLSDAQMGSMLETETLLYEKRLKEKMWILDTTVTMAPLLGLLGTIIGIISSFHVMSVSGLGKPAQITGGVAEALIATATGLVIAIVSLFFYNFLNAIIREIRVTLESSIRLLVQMRTWGPPLPVRGGVADDITLLEYRPGSAFP from the coding sequence ATGAGTTTATGGAACTACCTGATGAAAGGGGGACCGGTCATGTATGTCCTCCTGCCCCTGTCCGCCATCTCATTAACGATCATGATCGAAAAAATGCTGTTCCTCCGAAAAGAAAATGCCACTTCCATCCGTCTGATGAACACTCTTCGGGACTCGATGTCTCCCCGGAAAGAGCTGTCCGAACTGCAAACCGCGTTCTCCGACTCCTCTGGTTCCTCTTTTTTTCCCGACAGAATTTTCCCCCTGCTTTTGGACCGGAATTTGTCGGATGCGCAAATGGGATCGATGCTCGAAACCGAAACTTTGCTGTATGAGAAAAGACTGAAAGAAAAAATGTGGATTCTGGACACCACGGTGACCATGGCCCCTCTTCTGGGTCTTTTGGGAACCATTATCGGGATTATTTCTTCGTTTCATGTGATGTCCGTGTCGGGTCTCGGAAAACCCGCCCAGATCACCGGTGGTGTCGCCGAAGCCCTGATTGCTACGGCAACGGGTCTGGTCATCGCGATTGTTTCCCTGTTTTTTTACAACTTTCTGAACGCCATTATCCGGGAGATACGGGTAACGCTGGAGTCGTCCATCCGGCTTCTCGTTCAGATGAGGACATGGGGACCGCCGTTGCCGGTCCGGGGTGGAGTGGCCGATGACATCACCCTGCTCGAATACAGGCCCGGATCGGCTTTTCCCTGA
- a CDS encoding ABC transporter permease, whose translation MKPFLIRVLRLAQKEFLALLRDKKSRMVLIVPPLVQLIVFSYAATFDLNHISYAVWNEDPGLYSRQLLARFSGSPNFRLTRAIRSETEVRNLIDNRKVLLVLHIRSTFSRDLLAGRPGQVEALIDGRQSNTAMILMGYVQTIVSDYNDDFVARNGLSPPIAPLEIRAWYNPNLKSRWFIVPGIVGLLTLVVSLLVTALSVAREREDGTFDQLLVTPLRPVDIILGKILPGFVIGFLESTAIVLVAVFLFHVPLRGSLFALYLGIFLFTLSGLGVGLMISSIVSTQQQGLLGAFLFLVPSIILSGFATPIANMPELIQDLTLMNPLRYFLVILREVFLQGATARILLPEYGGLALIGGTALLLAGHFFRKRIG comes from the coding sequence GTGAAACCGTTTTTGATCCGGGTCCTGAGACTGGCCCAAAAAGAGTTTCTGGCGCTTCTCCGGGACAAAAAATCCCGGATGGTCCTGATTGTCCCTCCCCTCGTCCAGCTGATCGTGTTCAGTTATGCGGCGACCTTCGACCTGAACCATATCTCCTATGCCGTCTGGAACGAAGATCCGGGGCTGTATTCCCGTCAGCTTCTGGCCCGCTTTTCCGGATCTCCCAACTTTCGCCTGACCAGGGCGATTCGGTCCGAAACAGAGGTCCGGAATCTGATCGACAACCGGAAAGTCCTTCTGGTGCTGCATATCCGGAGCACCTTCAGCCGCGATCTTCTTGCAGGCCGGCCGGGTCAGGTGGAGGCCCTGATCGACGGACGCCAGAGCAATACGGCAATGATCCTCATGGGATACGTCCAGACCATCGTGTCCGACTACAACGATGACTTCGTGGCCCGAAACGGTCTGTCCCCTCCTATCGCCCCCCTTGAAATCCGGGCCTGGTACAACCCGAACCTCAAGAGCCGGTGGTTCATCGTTCCAGGTATTGTGGGGCTGCTGACGCTCGTGGTCTCGCTTCTGGTCACCGCCCTGTCCGTCGCCCGGGAGCGGGAGGACGGAACGTTCGACCAGCTCCTGGTCACCCCTCTTCGTCCGGTGGATATTATCCTGGGGAAAATCCTGCCCGGTTTCGTCATCGGATTTCTTGAATCGACCGCGATCGTTCTGGTGGCGGTGTTTCTTTTCCACGTTCCCTTGCGGGGCTCGCTTTTCGCCCTTTACCTCGGGATCTTTCTTTTCACGTTATCCGGTCTGGGCGTAGGTCTCATGATTTCGTCGATCGTTTCGACCCAGCAGCAGGGACTTCTGGGAGCGTTCCTCTTCCTGGTTCCTTCGATCATCCTGTCCGGTTTTGCCACCCCGATCGCGAACATGCCGGAACTGATCCAGGATCTGACGCTGATGAATCCGCTCCGGTATTTTCTGGTCATTCTCCGGGAGGTCTTTCTTCAGGGGGCCACGGCCCGGATCCTGCTTCCCGAATATGGGGGGCTCGCCCTGATCGGGGGAACGGCTCTCCTTTTGGCCGGGCACTTTTTTCGCAAGCGGATCGGATGA
- a CDS encoding ABC transporter permease codes for MRSASLREKGVRIRAMVRKETLQILRDPSSLAIAIVLPVLLLLIFGYGVSLDARHVPIAVVTDSRTPASEGFVAGIRHSPWFVARSYPDIHSAISALKRQDVEGILWLRENFGRSLESFRTHGAHVVVNGVDDNTARLVEGYLTNTWQTWIGIRNLRGRILTFQPVSLDARIWFNPDNRSRDFLIPGLIAVIMTLIGALLTSMIIAREWERGTLESLFSTPVTIGEILLGKFIPYFILGMSGMAISVAMGHVLFDVPLRGTLGVLFLTSALFLTSALGMGLVISTVSKNQFVAGQIAIVFTFLPAFILSGFIFDIHSMPFFIRILTHIIPASYFVTILQSIFLAGDIPGVILPNAAALFLFSLFLFTLLVRISRKRIL; via the coding sequence ATGAGATCCGCCTCACTCAGGGAGAAAGGGGTCCGGATCCGGGCCATGGTTCGCAAGGAAACTCTCCAGATCCTGCGGGACCCGTCAAGTCTCGCGATCGCGATCGTTCTGCCTGTTCTCCTCCTCCTGATTTTCGGTTACGGCGTGTCCCTTGATGCCCGCCATGTGCCGATCGCCGTCGTAACCGACAGCCGGACGCCTGCTTCCGAGGGGTTTGTCGCGGGGATCCGGCATTCCCCCTGGTTCGTTGCCCGGAGTTATCCTGACATTCATTCCGCCATCTCCGCCCTCAAACGGCAGGATGTGGAAGGGATTCTGTGGCTCCGGGAAAACTTCGGCCGCTCGCTTGAATCCTTCCGGACCCATGGGGCCCATGTGGTAGTCAACGGCGTCGACGACAACACCGCCCGGCTGGTGGAAGGATATCTCACCAATACCTGGCAGACCTGGATCGGGATCCGGAATCTGCGGGGCCGGATCCTCACCTTCCAGCCAGTTTCTCTGGACGCGCGCATCTGGTTCAACCCCGACAACCGGAGCCGGGATTTTCTCATCCCCGGCCTGATCGCCGTCATCATGACTCTCATCGGAGCCCTGCTCACCTCCATGATCATTGCACGGGAGTGGGAAAGGGGAACGCTCGAATCCCTCTTTTCCACCCCGGTCACGATCGGCGAGATCCTTCTTGGAAAATTCATTCCCTACTTCATCCTGGGCATGTCCGGCATGGCCATTTCCGTGGCCATGGGACATGTTCTGTTTGACGTTCCCCTGCGCGGGACGCTCGGGGTCCTGTTTCTGACCTCGGCCCTGTTCCTCACGTCCGCGCTGGGAATGGGGCTCGTCATCTCGACCGTCTCAAAGAACCAGTTTGTTGCCGGGCAAATCGCCATCGTCTTCACCTTTCTTCCGGCGTTCATTCTTTCCGGGTTCATCTTCGACATCCATTCGATGCCCTTTTTCATCCGGATTCTGACGCATATCATTCCCGCGTCCTACTTCGTGACCATTCTGCAGTCGATCTTTTTGGCCGGAGACATTCCGGGCGTGATTCTCCCCAATGCGGCGGCCCTTTTTCTCTTCTCCCTTTTCCTTTTCACCCTGCTGGTCCGGATCAGCCGGAAGAGGATCCTGTGA